From a single Solanum dulcamara chromosome 4, daSolDulc1.2, whole genome shotgun sequence genomic region:
- the LOC129887583 gene encoding protein SPIRAL1-like 1 — translation MGRGVSSGGGQSSLGYLFGDGEAPKSTKTNPQAVQSEAQPIDKEPSSKPVAAAPAPADATKQIPAGIQSIRADGQNTGNFITDRPSTKVHAAPGGGSSLGYLFGGESS, via the exons ATGGGTCGTGGAGTTAGTAGTGGAGGAGGACAGAGTTCATTAGGATACTTGTTTGGGGATGGTGAGGCTCCAAAATCAACCAAAACAAATCCCCAGGCTGTTCAAAGTGAAGCTCAACCAATAGATAAAGAGCCATCTTCAAAGCCTGTTGCTGCTGCTCCTGCTCCTGCTGATGCTACTAAGCAGATTCCAGCAGGTATTCAGAGTATCAGGGCAGATGGTCAAAACACGGGAAACTTTATCACG GACCGGCCATCTACCAAAGTTCATGCAGCTCCTGGTGGTGGATCTTCTCTGGGGTATCTCTTTGGTGGTGAAAGCAGCTGA
- the LOC129884361 gene encoding cytochrome P450 93A2-like: MIDIQGYLILFLIWLFSSLFLKYVVFRKRNTCHLPPSPFGLPIIGHLHLLSPIPHQALHRLSSRYGPLIHLNLGSVPCLVVSSPEMAKEVLKTHETSFLNRPQTSVVDYLTYGSQDFSFAPYGVYWKFMKKICMSELLGARTLDMLLPVRRDEIMRFVELLLQKAESGEELDVEAELLRVSNNVISRMIMNERCSEDKHEAGSIRKLVQDIAELTGKFNLSDYIWFCKNLDLQGFGKRTKDVRKRFDKMMERIINEHEEARRKRNCQSKDGGESVVIKDLLDMLLDISEDECAEMRLTRENIKAFILDIFAAGTDTAAITVEWALAELINHPSIMQRAVQEIDSVIGKNRIVEESDISNLPFLQAIVKETLRLHPTGPMILRESTEDCCIGGYHIPKNTRLLVNTWAINRDPEYWENPLEFIPERFLTKEEGMNTKSQLDVRGQHYHFLPFGTGRRGCPGTSLALQVVQISLASMIQCFEWKVSGGGINKVDMEEAPGITLPRANPLVCIPVTRLNPFISTISSA; this comes from the exons ATGATAGATATTCAAGGCTACTTGATTCTATTCCTTATTTGGCTATTTTCTAGCttatttcttaaatatgttgtgtTTCGTAAACGTAACACGTGTCATCTTCCACCAAGCCCATTTGGTCTACCAATCATTGGTCACTTACACCTCCTATCTCCTATTCCTCACCAGGCACTTCATAGGCTCTCATCCCGTTATGGGCCTTTGATTCACTTAAATCTTGGATCTGTTCCTTGTCTAGTAGTTTCATCACCCGAAATGGCCAAAGAAGTGCTTAAAACAcatgaaacttcctttctaaatCGACCCCAAACATCAGTGGTTGATTACTTAACTTATGGTTCACAAGACTTCTCCTTTGCACCTTACGGGGTTTACTGGAAGTTCATGAAGAAAATATGCATGTCCGAGCTCCTTGGAGCTCGAACATTGGACATGCTTCTACCCGTAAGACGCGATGAAATAATGCGTTTTGTTGAATTACTCTTACAAAAGGCAGAATCTGGTGAAGAGCTAGATGTTGAAGCCGAGCTTTTAAGGGTCTCGAATAATGTTATTTCGAGAATGATAATGAATGAAAGGTGTTCGGAGGACAAACATGAAGCCGGGAGTATTAGGAAGTTGGTTCAAGATATCGCGGAACTCACTGGGAAATTTAATCTTTCGGATTATATTTGGTTTTGTAAGAACTTAGATTTGCAAGGGTTCGGAAAGAGGACGAAGGATGTACGTAAAAGGTTCGATAAAATGATGGAGAGGATTATAAATGAACATGAAGAAGCAAGAAGGAAGAGAAATTGTCAAAGTAAGGATGGAGGTGAAAGTGTAGTGATCAAAGATTTGCTTGATATGTTACTTGATATATCGGAGGACGAATGCGCGGAGATGAGATTGACAAGAGAGAACATCAAGGCTTTCATACTA GACATATTTGCTGCTGGCACTGATACCGCGGCTATCACAGTAGAGTGGGCACTAGCAGAACTCATCAACCATCCAAGCATTATGCAGAGAGCAGTTCAAGAAATTGATTCTGTCATCGGTAAAAATCGAATTGTGGAAGAATCGGATATCTCGAATCTTCCCTTCCTTCAAGCTATCGTTAAAGAAACTCTCAGACTACATCCTACGGGGCCTATGATCCTCCGAGAATCAACGGAAGATTGTTGCATCGGTGGTTATCACATACCGAAAAACACTAGGTTACTAGTCAATACATGGGCGATTAACAGGGATCCTGAATATTGGGAAAATCCACTTGAATTTATACCTGAAAGATTTTTGACCAAAGAGGAGGGGATGAACACGAAATCCCAATTGGATGTGAGGGGACAACACTATCATTTTTTGCCATTTGGCACAGGGCGAAGAGGTTGCCCCGGAACGTCATTAGCATTACAAGTAGTTCAAATAAGCCTTGCTTCGATGATACAGTGCTTCGAATGGAAGGTTAGTGGTGGAGGGATAAATAAAGTTGATATGGAAGAGGCACCTGGCATTACTCTTCCTAGAGCTAATCCCTTGGTTTGTATTCCGGTGACTAGATTGAATCCATTTATATCAACAATATCATCTGCTTAG